GATCAACACCTGGTCCGACACGCACGCGCCCTATGCTATCCGCGCCATGGAGGCGGGAGCGCATGTCTTCGTGGAGAAACCGCTCGCCGACACCGTGAAGGATGCGGAGCGCGTGGTCGAGACGGCGATGCGCACCGGACGCAAGCTCGTCATCGGATACATCCTTCGACACCACCCCTCCTGGATCAAATTCATCGAGATCGCCAGGACGCTCGGCACGCCCCACGTGTTCCGCATGAACCTCAATCAGCAATCGAGCGGATCGGCCTGGGAGGCGCACAAGCGCCTGCTGCAATCCCTCTCGCCCATCGTCGATTGCGGCGTTCATTATGTCGATGTCATGTGCCAGATTACGAAGGCGAAGCCCGTGCAGGTCCATGGCGTCGGCACGCGCCTGACGGAGGACATGCCGGCCGGCATGTACAATTACGGGCATCTCCACGTGACCTTCGACGACGGCTCGGTCGGCTGGTACGAGGCCGGCTGGGGCCCGATGATGAGCGAAACGGCCTATTTCGTGAAGGACGTGATCGGCCCGAAGGGCAGCGTCAGCATCGTCATGGCCGAGACGTCCGGCGGGATCCGCTCGGACGACGTCAACGCGCATACCAAGACGAATCAGATTCTGCTGCACCACGCCGCTCTCGATTCGGAGGGCCGCTTCGCGAAGGCGGACGAGCGCATCAGCACAACGGATGAGCCGGATCACGACGCCCTCTGCGAGCGCGAGCAGCGCTTCCTCCTGCGGGCAATCCGCGAGAACCTGGACCTGACGGACCACATGAACGACGCCGTCCGGTCCCTGCGCATCGTTCTGGCAGCCGATGAGGCGGTGCGCACGGGGCGGGTCGTCACACTCTAAGAAGCGGTAGAATTTACCTCTGCCCCTCATCCTGATCGGCTGGCTCATAAAGCGATGCGGGAGCTCTCCTCCCCGTTGTGGGGAGGAGTTGGAGGTGGGGGTGTGAGCGATAGCCTATGAAGGTGTGGCGCCCACACCCCCACCCTTAATCCCTCCCCACAAGG
This region of Microvirga mediterraneensis genomic DNA includes:
- a CDS encoding Gfo/Idh/MocA family protein encodes the protein MSAERVLVIGLGNMGLSHALAYSRIDGYEIAGLCTRNIDGMELPAALRDAPRFTDFEEALEATRPDVVSINTWSDTHAPYAIRAMEAGAHVFVEKPLADTVKDAERVVETAMRTGRKLVIGYILRHHPSWIKFIEIARTLGTPHVFRMNLNQQSSGSAWEAHKRLLQSLSPIVDCGVHYVDVMCQITKAKPVQVHGVGTRLTEDMPAGMYNYGHLHVTFDDGSVGWYEAGWGPMMSETAYFVKDVIGPKGSVSIVMAETSGGIRSDDVNAHTKTNQILLHHAALDSEGRFAKADERISTTDEPDHDALCEREQRFLLRAIRENLDLTDHMNDAVRSLRIVLAADEAVRTGRVVTL